In Deltaproteobacteria bacterium, a single window of DNA contains:
- a CDS encoding AI-2E family transporter, translated as MTDIVKFRIVSALLLISFLYLLYALKSITIPIIIAVIIAYLLDPLIDKLETYKISRSIAIIILISVTVTLATLLLLLLVPAIEAEMRALIMKLPAYAETIKTTAIPFFENLASKLLPAESFNMNSILAEGENLLKSVPLDIWKSILAGMSSTLKSTFSLVVSIIGTMIIPLYLYYILKEFDHMKEKVITLIPPRNRDFIIARFKDTDEILSAFIRGQMIVCLILGIIYSAGLGIIGLDLALVIGLLSGAAFIIPYLGSIISFGTAAIFAYLQFHDFTPVIYVAILYGFAQIVEGTLLTPKIVGDKVGLHPLAVIIAVITAGELFGFLGILIAVPGVAILKIFVLSAIESYKESSYYKNA; from the coding sequence TTGACGGATATTGTAAAGTTCAGAATAGTCTCGGCGCTTCTTCTGATCAGTTTTTTATATCTTCTCTATGCCCTGAAATCCATCACCATTCCCATTATTATTGCCGTCATCATTGCTTATTTGCTCGATCCCCTCATAGACAAACTCGAAACCTATAAAATAAGCAGAAGCATCGCCATTATTATCCTTATTTCAGTCACAGTCACATTGGCAACGCTGCTGTTGCTCCTTCTTGTTCCGGCCATTGAAGCTGAAATGAGAGCGCTTATTATGAAACTGCCTGCCTATGCGGAAACAATAAAAACAACGGCCATTCCTTTTTTTGAAAATTTGGCTTCAAAGCTTCTGCCTGCGGAGAGCTTCAATATGAACAGTATTCTAGCCGAAGGGGAAAACCTGTTAAAAAGCGTCCCCCTCGATATCTGGAAAAGCATCCTTGCAGGCATGTCGTCAACCCTTAAAAGCACCTTCAGCCTCGTTGTTTCAATCATCGGGACAATGATTATTCCCCTTTACCTTTATTATATTCTTAAAGAGTTTGATCATATGAAGGAAAAAGTGATTACCCTCATTCCTCCGCGCAACAGGGACTTCATAATAGCCCGGTTTAAAGATACCGATGAAATTTTAAGCGCTTTTATAAGAGGGCAAATGATTGTCTGTCTCATACTGGGGATAATCTATTCAGCGGGACTTGGAATTATCGGCCTCGATCTTGCCCTTGTTATAGGGCTCCTGTCAGGAGCGGCTTTTATTATTCCCTACCTCGGCTCAATTATCAGTTTTGGAACGGCCGCCATTTTTGCCTATCTGCAATTCCATGATTTCACACCCGTTATTTATGTGGCCATTCTCTATGGCTTTGCGCAAATAGTTGAAGGAACACTTCTTACGCCGAAAATTGTCGGTGATAAGGTGGGCCTTCATCCCCTTGCCGTCATTATCGCCGTCATTACAGCGGGAGAACTCTTCGGTTTTCTGGGCATTTTGATTGCCGTACCCGGCGTTGCCATATTGAAGATTTTTGTCTTAAGCGCTATTGAAAGCTACAAAGAGAGCAGCTACTACAAAAATGCCTGA
- a CDS encoding helix-turn-helix domain-containing protein, with protein sequence MQFGEYLRIIRTARGMTALALGKKVGTTGQYITQTEQGKLKAPNREMVFKLAEALEANASELWGIAAIERYEEWCKKEGIEPEKSQIFFQAARYDRKRAIQKIWSYR encoded by the coding sequence ATGCAATTTGGTGAATATCTCAGGATTATAAGAACGGCCAGAGGAATGACGGCTTTAGCCTTGGGAAAAAAAGTAGGCACCACCGGCCAATATATTACCCAAACAGAACAGGGAAAACTGAAAGCGCCTAACAGAGAGATGGTTTTCAAGCTGGCCGAAGCCCTGGAGGCAAACGCCAGTGAACTCTGGGGTATTGCGGCAATTGAAAGGTATGAAGAGTGGTGCAAAAAGGAAGGAATCGAGCCGGAAAAGTCACAGATTTTCTTCCAGGCAGCCAGATATGACAGAAAAAGGGCCATACAGAAGATATGGTCCTACAGGTGA
- a CDS encoding CDP-alcohol phosphatidyltransferase family protein: MNLPNILTLLRIALIPLFLYYLVKSNFSGALIVFFIGSITDALDGFIARKFDLITDLGKILDPAADKLFLLTSFTAAYFINLLPLWLFAIAIIKDLVIVSGYTVLRFLKNKVEMRPTSAGKSSTAFQMFTILLLLLNGVGIGNKVLLVSIMIMTGFLLFYSMITYVMIGFKIHREGY; encoded by the coding sequence ATGAATCTTCCCAATATTCTTACATTACTTAGAATTGCTCTTATCCCCTTATTTTTGTACTACCTCGTTAAGAGCAACTTCAGCGGCGCTCTCATTGTCTTTTTCATTGGAAGCATTACTGACGCGCTGGACGGGTTTATTGCCAGGAAATTTGATCTCATTACGGACCTTGGAAAAATTCTCGATCCTGCAGCGGATAAACTCTTTCTCCTTACCTCCTTTACAGCGGCATATTTCATTAACCTTCTCCCTCTCTGGCTATTTGCCATTGCCATCATAAAAGACCTTGTCATTGTGAGCGGTTATACGGTACTCCGCTTTTTAAAGAACAAGGTCGAGATGAGACCGACTTCAGCCGGCAAGTCATCTACCGCATTCCAGATGTTCACCATTTTACTCCTTCTTTTAAATGGTGTGGGTATTGGAAACAAGGTCCTTCTTGTTTCCATTATGATTATGACGGGCTTTCTGCTCTTTTATTCAATGATTACCTATGTTATGATTGGCTTCAAAATTCACAGGGAAGGGTATTGA
- a CDS encoding FecR family protein — protein sequence MKSIFTALAVVIMGSNLIYAAEKAGTITRYKGTVRVYKEGAVRGEKVKKKGYEVFVKDMIKTKRRALAYIDMEDNSKIILKGNSIMEIDAVKDLNLKEGRVLFRIKKQDRMRGLRVKTKSIVIGVKGTEFLVDSGDEFLKLYLKEGRLNVESPEGEFKRYKKRDKEAFEDFKKNKIEEFEEYKKELEEEFVEYVKEFEMEGGTAIVIRGSEVRDTALSAEIEEEFALFEPAGEN from the coding sequence ATGAAAAGTATATTTACGGCGCTGGCAGTAGTTATAATGGGATCGAACCTTATTTATGCTGCGGAAAAAGCGGGTACCATTACCCGCTATAAAGGGACTGTCAGGGTTTATAAAGAGGGCGCTGTCAGGGGAGAGAAGGTAAAAAAGAAGGGTTATGAAGTTTTTGTCAAAGACATGATAAAAACGAAAAGAAGGGCCCTTGCCTATATCGATATGGAAGATAATTCTAAAATCATATTAAAAGGCAATTCGATCATGGAGATTGATGCCGTAAAGGATCTCAATTTGAAAGAGGGGCGGGTGCTCTTTCGCATTAAAAAACAGGACAGGATGAGAGGGCTGAGGGTAAAAACCAAATCCATCGTCATCGGTGTTAAAGGAACGGAATTCCTTGTCGACTCCGGTGATGAGTTCCTCAAGCTTTACCTCAAAGAGGGACGTCTTAATGTGGAATCTCCAGAAGGGGAATTCAAACGCTATAAGAAAAGAGATAAAGAAGCCTTTGAAGATTTTAAAAAAAATAAAATAGAGGAATTTGAAGAGTACAAGAAGGAACTTGAAGAAGAATTCGTTGAATATGTAAAAGAATTTGAAATGGAAGGCGGAACAGCCATCGTCATCAGGGGAAGTGAAGTCAGAGATACGGCTTTGTCGGCGGAGATCGAAGAGGAGTTCGCTCTCTTTGAGCCGGCCGGCGAAAACTGA
- a CDS encoding serine/threonine-protein kinase, with translation MHKLLAREWTIATIFLLFTFIAYAFAWQPFKYFEKVSYDFRLALREKLSASPIVIIDIDNASLENISSWPWQRDKIAEVVDKLASYGVSIIGIELPLSGRSSVHASREIDSVISGWRAKLKKENKATRKKIYSLIADLKRVKKRLNYDNRLAHSVGLASNVILPMHFSFKNDQDKKSSKPDNIITRLYSGGMDRHLLETDKVKGPISAIAKKSRAIGHNNRMADTDGKVRREQLLIEYNNLFYPSFSLQMAAVYMGKSIKAIKKLDNIRTRYGLKFDTIEIPTTDDLAMLISYNEKESFKRYSFHEILEKKFAPDTFKGKIAIIGLASVASPLYRETSSSLITANAVENIINSNHLLRPKWAFPVEAGIMVYFGIFLAFISHRLSRKASFLSLLAFLFTWNMLALYLFIGQGYWLSMLYPSFLLAFGYPAMGIIRALIINQNKMDSDRIESNRLLALSFQSQGMLDMAFDKLKKCPVSDPAIKEHLYNLALDFERKRMLNKAIVVYEHLITGGSFKDVKKRIKQLKAAETRVVLGKGGEETVLIDGAPTIPTLGRYEIISELGHGAMGTVYLGKDPKINREVAIKTLRYDDIDESQLKDIKVRFFREAEAAGNLSHPNIVTIYDVGEDMGLAYMAMELLDGKELSEFCEKAKRLPIKKALKTVANVADALNYAHDKGVVHRDIKPSNIMVLKKGEIKVTDFGIARVMDTSKTTTGVILGTPSYMSPEQISGKKVDGRSDLFSLGVVLYELLTAERPFKGDSFAALMYNIANSTHTPARKIKSDIPQPLSVIIDKLLEKNLTNRYKNGKQVASDILQCINKIKD, from the coding sequence ATGCACAAATTACTGGCAAGGGAATGGACCATTGCCACCATCTTTCTGCTTTTTACTTTTATAGCCTATGCTTTTGCCTGGCAGCCCTTTAAATATTTTGAAAAAGTCAGCTATGATTTCAGGCTTGCCCTACGGGAAAAATTATCGGCATCACCTATTGTTATTATTGATATAGACAATGCCAGTCTCGAAAATATCAGTTCATGGCCCTGGCAAAGAGACAAAATTGCAGAAGTTGTCGATAAACTGGCCTCTTACGGCGTCTCTATAATAGGAATTGAACTTCCCTTATCAGGCAGGTCTTCTGTTCATGCTTCCAGAGAAATTGATTCAGTCATATCTGGATGGAGAGCAAAATTAAAAAAGGAGAATAAGGCAACAAGAAAAAAGATCTATTCTCTGATCGCAGACTTAAAGCGAGTTAAAAAACGTCTTAATTATGATAACAGGTTGGCTCATTCCGTGGGACTCGCTTCAAATGTGATCCTGCCAATGCACTTTTCATTTAAGAACGATCAAGATAAAAAATCCTCCAAACCCGACAATATAATTACAAGGTTATATTCAGGAGGAATGGATAGACACCTTCTGGAAACCGATAAAGTCAAAGGCCCTATTTCCGCAATTGCCAAAAAATCAAGGGCAATCGGCCACAATAACCGCATGGCAGACACCGATGGCAAGGTAAGAAGAGAACAGCTTCTGATAGAATATAACAACTTGTTTTACCCCTCTTTCTCCCTGCAGATGGCAGCCGTCTATATGGGAAAAAGCATAAAAGCCATAAAAAAACTGGATAATATCAGGACGAGATATGGACTCAAGTTTGACACCATTGAAATACCCACAACTGATGATTTAGCCATGCTCATAAGTTATAATGAGAAAGAGAGCTTTAAAAGGTATTCTTTTCATGAAATTCTTGAGAAAAAATTCGCCCCCGATACGTTTAAGGGAAAAATCGCAATTATCGGTCTCGCAAGTGTTGCCTCTCCCCTTTATAGAGAGACGAGTTCATCATTAATCACGGCTAACGCTGTTGAAAATATTATCAACAGCAACCATCTTTTAAGACCCAAGTGGGCCTTTCCCGTAGAAGCAGGAATAATGGTTTATTTCGGTATTTTCCTGGCCTTTATTTCTCACAGGTTGAGCAGAAAGGCCTCATTCCTAAGCCTTCTGGCCTTCTTGTTTACGTGGAATATGCTGGCTTTATACCTTTTTATTGGACAAGGCTACTGGCTCTCCATGCTCTACCCCTCCTTCCTTCTTGCCTTTGGTTATCCTGCAATGGGAATTATAAGGGCGCTTATTATAAATCAGAACAAGATGGATTCGGACAGAATAGAGTCTAACAGGCTTCTCGCCCTCTCTTTTCAGAGTCAGGGAATGCTCGATATGGCCTTTGACAAGCTTAAGAAATGCCCTGTAAGCGACCCTGCTATCAAGGAGCACCTCTATAACCTGGCCCTCGATTTTGAAAGAAAGAGAATGCTCAATAAGGCAATCGTCGTTTATGAACACCTCATTACGGGAGGCAGCTTTAAGGATGTAAAAAAACGCATTAAACAGCTCAAAGCGGCTGAAACAAGAGTTGTCCTGGGCAAAGGTGGAGAAGAGACGGTCCTTATCGATGGAGCACCCACTATTCCAACGCTGGGCAGGTACGAGATCATCAGCGAACTGGGTCATGGCGCAATGGGTACGGTTTATCTTGGTAAAGATCCAAAGATTAACCGCGAAGTAGCCATAAAGACACTCCGCTATGATGATATTGATGAAAGCCAGCTAAAGGACATTAAAGTTCGTTTTTTCAGAGAGGCTGAAGCTGCGGGCAACCTTTCCCACCCCAATATTGTTACTATCTATGATGTAGGTGAAGATATGGGCCTCGCTTATATGGCCATGGAACTGCTTGACGGCAAGGAGTTGAGTGAATTTTGTGAAAAAGCCAAAAGGCTTCCCATAAAAAAAGCGCTTAAAACCGTAGCAAATGTGGCCGATGCCCTCAACTATGCCCACGATAAAGGCGTTGTCCATCGGGATATCAAGCCCTCCAACATAATGGTGCTCAAAAAGGGAGAGATAAAAGTGACCGATTTCGGTATTGCCCGTGTCATGGATACATCGAAGACAACAACGGGCGTCATCCTCGGTACGCCAAGCTATATGTCGCCGGAGCAGATTTCAGGCAAAAAGGTGGATGGCAGATCAGATCTTTTTTCGCTTGGCGTTGTTCTTTATGAACTTTTAACAGCGGAACGTCCTTTCAAGGGAGACAGCTTTGCCGCGCTCATGTACAACATAGCCAACTCAACTCATACACCGGCAAGAAAAATAAAGTCTGACATACCTCAGCCCCTTTCGGTTATTATAGATAAACTCCTTGAAAAAAATCTTACCAATCGATATAAAAACGGGAAGCAGGTTGCAAGCGATATCCTTCAATGTATTAATAAAATAAAGGATTAA
- a CDS encoding glycoside hydrolase family 57 protein, with translation MEYPLKVAVIWHMHQPYYKDLLTGEYLLPWVRLHATKDYYDMAAILDNFPGIRQTFNVVPSLLTQIDDYAKGKAKDKFLSLSLKPAADLTDEDKHFLLSNFFLANWDNMIKPFPRYWEILHKRGLHRSKEEIKETIRYFSEEELRDLQVLFNLCWFDPLFLKEDPFLSHLVKKERAYSEEEKLTLLEKQREIVGKVIPNYKRLLDEGRVELTTTPFYHPILPLLCDTTVATHAMPHMNLPKERFKHPEDAKKQLSKGIAYHKELFGSAPSGMWPSEGSVSEEALALMAQAGIGWIATDEEILEASSHARVMRGSDGIPENPEFLYKPYFYNAGGKKISILFRDHQLSDLIGFVYSSWDPAAAARDFMNKLHEIRKKLGQKNAHGSHIVPVILDGENCWEHYKNDGWDFLTNLYGMVEEDKLIQMVTVSEYLSEHPPKTRLGNIFPGSWINHNFKIWIGHDEDNLAWDYLKKARDKLVEVENKGKVSKKRLEKAWEHIYIAEGSDWCWWYGDEHSTENDPDFDILFRKNLMNVYHMIHEEAPSELSISIISKDKHIVPPAEATSFINPVIDGEVTNYFEWLGAADIELEKTGGTMHKASFLLARLFYGFNEERDLFLRLDLGNDVECDEMHGLVFTISVRGPRNFHIETSPVNNASKARVIDSGEKVEFAFRDIFEFSIDNKILSVSGGDKIECSISVSRDGGEIERWPSMGYITIKVPGDDFESKTWNAYA, from the coding sequence TTGGAATACCCGCTTAAAGTTGCCGTCATATGGCATATGCACCAGCCCTACTACAAGGACCTCCTTACAGGAGAGTATCTTTTACCCTGGGTGCGACTTCATGCCACCAAAGACTACTACGATATGGCCGCCATTCTTGATAATTTTCCGGGAATCAGGCAGACATTTAACGTCGTTCCTTCACTGCTTACCCAAATCGATGATTACGCAAAAGGCAAGGCCAAAGACAAGTTTTTATCCCTTTCTTTAAAACCTGCGGCAGACCTGACTGATGAAGACAAGCATTTTCTTCTTTCAAACTTCTTCCTGGCAAACTGGGATAATATGATCAAACCATTCCCGAGATACTGGGAAATCCTTCACAAACGGGGTCTTCATCGCAGTAAGGAAGAAATAAAGGAAACGATCAGGTATTTTTCTGAAGAGGAGTTGAGAGACCTTCAGGTACTTTTTAACCTCTGCTGGTTTGATCCGCTCTTTCTTAAAGAAGATCCCTTCCTTTCTCATCTTGTAAAAAAAGAAAGAGCCTACTCGGAAGAAGAGAAGTTAACACTTCTTGAAAAACAAAGAGAAATTGTAGGGAAAGTCATACCAAATTATAAACGATTACTTGACGAGGGGAGGGTAGAACTGACGACAACGCCCTTTTACCACCCCATTTTGCCTCTTCTTTGCGACACGACTGTAGCCACACATGCCATGCCTCATATGAACCTCCCTAAAGAACGCTTTAAACACCCGGAAGATGCAAAAAAACAGCTTTCTAAAGGAATTGCTTACCATAAAGAACTCTTTGGAAGCGCCCCTTCAGGAATGTGGCCATCGGAAGGCTCTGTCAGCGAAGAGGCACTTGCTCTTATGGCACAGGCCGGTATAGGCTGGATTGCGACAGACGAGGAGATTCTTGAAGCGTCAAGCCATGCCAGGGTAATGAGAGGGAGTGACGGTATTCCGGAAAACCCTGAATTTCTCTATAAACCTTACTTTTATAACGCCGGTGGAAAAAAAATTTCCATCCTTTTCAGAGATCATCAGTTGTCAGACCTCATCGGCTTTGTCTATTCCTCCTGGGACCCCGCCGCAGCCGCAAGGGACTTTATGAACAAACTTCATGAAATCAGGAAAAAGCTGGGACAAAAAAATGCCCATGGCTCTCATATTGTGCCCGTCATTCTTGATGGTGAAAACTGCTGGGAACATTACAAGAATGACGGCTGGGACTTTTTAACAAACCTTTATGGTATGGTAGAGGAGGACAAACTAATCCAGATGGTCACTGTATCGGAATACCTTTCTGAACATCCACCCAAAACCAGACTCGGTAATATTTTTCCAGGCTCATGGATAAATCATAACTTCAAGATCTGGATAGGGCATGACGAAGATAACCTTGCATGGGATTATCTGAAAAAGGCCAGGGATAAACTTGTTGAAGTGGAGAATAAAGGCAAGGTGAGCAAAAAGAGACTTGAAAAGGCATGGGAGCACATCTATATAGCCGAGGGAAGTGACTGGTGCTGGTGGTATGGAGATGAGCACAGCACGGAAAACGACCCGGATTTTGACATACTTTTTCGCAAAAACCTGATGAATGTCTATCACATGATCCATGAAGAGGCGCCGTCAGAACTCTCAATCTCTATCATAAGCAAGGATAAGCATATTGTACCACCGGCAGAGGCAACGTCTTTTATCAATCCCGTCATAGATGGAGAAGTGACCAATTATTTCGAATGGCTTGGGGCGGCGGATATTGAACTTGAAAAAACAGGGGGAACCATGCATAAAGCCTCATTTCTTTTAGCGAGGCTTTTTTATGGATTCAATGAAGAAAGAGATCTTTTTTTACGGCTTGATTTAGGAAATGATGTGGAATGTGATGAGATGCATGGACTTGTCTTTACTATTTCAGTAAGAGGTCCCAGGAACTTCCATATAGAGACGAGTCCTGTCAACAATGCTTCGAAAGCCCGGGTAATCGATTCGGGTGAAAAAGTTGAATTTGCTTTCAGGGACATTTTTGAATTTTCAATAGATAACAAAATTCTTTCTGTTAGTGGCGGTGATAAAATCGAATGCAGTATTTCAGTTTCCAGAGATGGTGGTGAAATTGAAAGGTGGCCTTCAATGGGTTACATCACCATCAAAGTTCCGGGAGATGACTTTGAGTCGAAAACCTGGAACGCCTATGCCTAA
- a CDS encoding PQQ-binding-like beta-propeller repeat protein, producing MNKAKLTGTVASSLFIILFFLYGCTSPAIKREISHQPWPFHQGNIIHEGYIKSTIVPSLKIRWIEALTDCGDPSAPQEYSSPAAANEKIFFSSLRGSGVRAYDFAKKEILWDFSVEKGAEGGTAFYEGKVYFGANDGHLYAVNEETGALEWSFNASSEILAPPIAVDGMLYVNSANDILYALDAHTGKQLWRYREGRVDDLFSIRRSSSPAFRKGIVYTGFGNGLIVAVGAYDGSLVWKKSLRGKKRGARFQDVDTSPAIDGNRLYIASYDGGLYALNATTGDTIWHYNSGGSATPAFDEEALYFADNDGNLIAVHKNSGLVKWQIHLEEGVATSPIIVGDYIIFGSSHKYLYLADKKNGNIGDKFKASSGFSASPIFYKGDIFAISNAGYLYALRL from the coding sequence ATGAATAAGGCAAAATTAACAGGGACCGTTGCGTCCTCACTCTTTATTATCCTCTTTTTCCTATATGGCTGTACTTCACCGGCCATTAAGAGAGAAATATCTCATCAACCCTGGCCCTTTCACCAGGGGAATATCATTCATGAGGGGTATATAAAAAGCACCATTGTCCCCTCACTTAAAATAAGGTGGATTGAGGCGCTGACTGACTGTGGTGATCCATCTGCTCCGCAGGAATATTCTTCACCTGCCGCAGCAAATGAGAAGATTTTCTTTTCTTCCCTTCGCGGCAGTGGCGTGAGAGCTTATGATTTTGCAAAAAAAGAAATATTATGGGATTTTAGCGTTGAAAAGGGGGCAGAAGGGGGCACCGCTTTTTATGAGGGCAAGGTCTATTTTGGGGCAAATGACGGGCACCTTTATGCTGTCAATGAAGAAACGGGCGCTCTTGAATGGAGCTTCAATGCCTCCTCAGAGATTCTGGCGCCACCTATTGCTGTCGATGGCATGCTTTATGTTAACAGCGCCAACGACATCCTTTATGCACTTGATGCCCATACGGGAAAACAGCTTTGGCGATACAGGGAAGGCAGGGTGGACGACCTTTTTTCCATAAGGCGCTCGTCATCACCGGCTTTCAGAAAAGGGATAGTCTATACGGGATTTGGAAATGGACTCATTGTGGCCGTCGGCGCCTACGATGGATCACTGGTCTGGAAAAAAAGTCTTAGGGGAAAAAAAAGAGGAGCCAGGTTCCAGGACGTCGATACCTCTCCGGCCATTGACGGTAACAGGCTTTACATCGCTTCCTACGATGGTGGCCTCTATGCTCTGAACGCAACCACAGGTGATACCATATGGCATTACAATAGCGGAGGTTCTGCAACGCCGGCATTCGATGAAGAGGCCCTGTATTTTGCAGATAATGACGGCAACCTTATTGCTGTTCATAAGAATTCAGGCCTTGTCAAATGGCAGATTCACCTCGAAGAGGGCGTCGCCACATCTCCCATTATCGTAGGTGACTATATTATCTTCGGTTCATCACATAAATATTTATATCTGGCAGATAAAAAAAACGGCAACATAGGGGATAAATTTAAAGCTTCCTCCGGTTTTTCAGCTTCTCCTATCTTTTATAAAGGAGACATTTTTGCCATATCCAATGCTGGCTATCTCTATGCGCTGCGGCTATAA
- a CDS encoding Stp1/IreP family PP2C-type Ser/Thr phosphatase, protein MKIYASALSDKGPFREKNEDYFCVEKAPALFIVADGIGGSLAGEVASRMAVEVVRDFVAEKEGDFRDLNSGDEHSVCATTLAEGVKLANSAIFDISQNNASYRGMGTTLTSALIFNERLSVVHVGDSRAYLIRAGCIQQLTDDHSLVAEQIRLGLITEEDAEHSTIKNVITRSIGANPEVEADINEINMADGDIVILCSDGISSALTNDEIAAYGKNAKNAEDLCRTLVNSAIAAGSRDNMTVVAVYIYKDAISHLFNSIASCVRRQNKDD, encoded by the coding sequence GTGAAAATCTATGCTTCAGCCCTGTCGGACAAAGGCCCTTTCAGGGAAAAAAATGAAGACTATTTTTGTGTAGAAAAAGCGCCCGCTCTGTTTATTGTTGCCGACGGCATCGGCGGCTCTCTGGCCGGTGAAGTGGCAAGCAGAATGGCCGTTGAAGTAGTAAGAGATTTTGTTGCGGAAAAAGAGGGGGATTTCCGTGATTTGAATAGCGGTGATGAACATTCAGTCTGTGCAACAACACTCGCTGAGGGTGTAAAACTTGCCAATAGCGCAATATTCGATATATCGCAAAACAACGCTTCCTATCGTGGAATGGGTACGACATTAACATCGGCGCTCATTTTTAATGAAAGACTAAGTGTCGTTCATGTGGGGGACAGTCGAGCCTACCTGATTCGGGCAGGCTGTATCCAGCAGTTAACAGATGATCATTCACTGGTAGCCGAGCAGATTCGTCTGGGCCTTATCACTGAAGAAGATGCTGAACATTCAACAATCAAGAATGTAATTACACGCTCCATAGGGGCCAATCCTGAAGTTGAAGCCGATATTAATGAAATTAATATGGCAGACGGCGATATAGTGATACTCTGTTCCGACGGGATCAGTTCTGCTCTTACCAATGATGAAATAGCCGCTTATGGGAAAAATGCAAAAAATGCGGAAGACCTTTGCCGGACTCTTGTTAATTCGGCAATTGCAGCCGGCAGCAGAGACAACATGACCGTTGTTGCAGTGTACATTTATAAAGATGCTATTTCACATCTATTTAACAGCATTGCAAGTTGTGTAAGGAGGCAAAATAAAGATGATTAA